From a single Sparus aurata chromosome 13, fSpaAur1.1, whole genome shotgun sequence genomic region:
- the LOC115593740 gene encoding uncharacterized protein LOC115593740, with protein sequence MLLEAQKRDPDLQLLDELMTATFSQRRKEIIGDEPLISAVMDRWPALFSQRQLSAEFSRIVTKDLLESFVDGLDALVPRLLALYKDAASKRRLTLSSVLECLQKEDTNQNRRSAALISLPRYLSEESSNKIRMCDAHGETLDVMMKGMQVGLLIGHEGALHDAFPLEIINVAVVVEERVIYCMNLEYPHDMKYSFEFLQRVIMNIKPDQCSARIHGLRNKLLRFRL encoded by the exons ATGCTTCTGGAAGCGCAGAAAAGAGATCCAGATTTACAGCTCCTGGATGAACTGATGACTGCAACATTCTCACAGCGACGAAAAGAGATCATTGGTGATGAGCCTCTCATCTCTGCAGTCATGGACAGATGGCCTGCATTGTTTAGTCAGAGACAG CTAAGTGCCGAATTCAGTAGAATTGTCACTAAAGACCTGCTGGAATCATTCGTGGATGGACTAGATGCCTTGGTGCCCAGGCTTTTGGCCCTGTACAAAGATGCTGCATCAAAGAGGAGGTTGACCCTGAGCAGTGTTTTGGAGTGTCTTCAAAAGGAG gacacaaaccaaaacagaaGATCAGCTGCCCTGATTAGTCTTCCACGCTATCTTTCGGAGGAGTCCTCCAACAAAATCAGGATGTGTGAT GCTCACGGAGAAACCCTTGACGTGATGATGAAGGGAATGCAAGTTGGACTGTTGATAGGACACGAAGGCGCCCTGCATGATGCATTTCCTTTGGAAATCATTAACGTGGCTGTGGTAGTAGAGGAGAGGGTCATCTACTGCATGAACCTTGAGTACCCCCATGATATGAAATACTCTTTTGAGTTCCTTCAGAGGGTCATCATGAACATAAAACCGGACCAGTGCTCAGCAAGAATCCATGGGCTCAGAAATAAACTGCTTAGATTTCGCCTTTAA